Within Candidatus Cloacimonadota bacterium, the genomic segment CTTCGGGTAAAATGACTGCTGAACCAAAATTTATCAAGATTCCACCATTATTTAATTCCTTAATCTGATTGCAAAAAATTTTAAAATCCCTAAAACTTGCCCCACCAATTGCTTCTCCATTTGAATACTTATGTTGATGAATAATATCTGTGCCTATTGCAATGTGAACAGTAACAGGAATGTTATGTTGATATGCTTTTGCTAATAAGCTGTATTCCCAGTATTTTGGCTTTTCTTCAAAAATATATTCTCCCAAAGCCTCACCATAGCCAAGCCCAGACTTATAACCATCATTAATGACTTGATTGATAATCCTTCCAGTTTCTTCACCCATTCCGAAACTTCCATCCTCAAGTGCTGAATCTACATCCTCTGAGGTTTTACCGAAATATGCTATTTCAAAATCGTGAATGCAGACAGAACCATTGACTGCAATAGTTTTGATAAGCCCTTTTTCAATTGCCTTTATAAAAATCGGCGAAAGTCCACACTTTATAACATGTCCGCCTATCATCACAATTATGGGCTTTTTATTTTTAATTGCATTTTCACAATAAGATAAAAATTCTTTGAATTCTTTAGCTTTAAGAATATCGGGAAGCCCATCAATAAAATCTTTGGTTGAAACTTCTTTATTTATTTTCATAAAATCTTTGATAGAGACTTTACTTGGTCTATCTGTTACTGAGTAAGTTTTTATATTATCAAGTTTTATTTCTTTGTATTTAGACATTTTTACCACCGAGAATACAGCATTTTTTTATTATAAATTTTCTGTGGAGTGCTGAAACGAGAAGCGAAGCGACGAACTTTCAGCATTTGCGAAAAGTTCCTCCCGCGAAAGCGGGAGTCGTTTTCGCACTCCGAAAAAATAACAGTTGGGATGCTGAAACGAACTTTCAGCAAAGCGGCACATTAGCGAAAAGTTCTCCGCCAGCTCCGAGACGGAGTCCCGATAAATCGGGTCTGGCGGATCATTTTCGCACTACATTACTGGTCATTTTCTGAAAAACAAATTTATCAAAATAGTTAAAATTATACTTATCAAAATACAGGTGACAATTGGAAAGTGAAATGAAAAATTAGCTTTTTTAATATTAATGTCACCAGGAAGTTTACCAAGATATTTTCCGATTTTTGTATTTGTTAATAGCAATCCGATAACAATCAGTATAATTCCAAAAATTATTAATATTCTTCCTACTTGTGGCGTCATCTCATTCTCTATTTAATTTGTCTAACATCCGATTTAACAGGATTTATAATCCTGTTTTTACTAACTTCTCTTCGCAAAAACGGATTATGTCCCACAATATCTTTCTTTTTCACTATAAATACATCCACAATACTGCTGACGATACATTTTTTTTTGTTTTGAAATTTCTATGCCTTCTTTCCAGAATTCACGAAAATCTTGATAAAGGAATTTTACTGAATACTGTTTTGCAAGACTTTCACCAATCTCTCTTATCAATTTATGTTGTTGAAATTTGCTGTAGAGTAAAGTGGTAGTGAAATAATCAAATTTTCCTCTTTTAGCATAAATTGCAGTATTAAGTAATCTATCATAATAGCAATATCTGCAACGGTCATTTTCTCTAAATACGACAGCCCGAAACCACTTTTCCAGGTTATACTCGTCTTTATAAAGAATTTTACAACCTTCTTCTTCTTGAAAGCGTTTAACTTCAGCAAGCCGTTTTTGATTTTCTGTGTAGGGATGTATGTTTGGATTATACCAGAATCCCATCACATCGAATTCATCTTTAAGATGAAGATACGGTGCAACATAGCACGGTGCACAACAGATATGGAATAAAACTTTCTTTTTAGTCATTACGCTTTGCTGTCATTTGCACCTCTTGCCTTCGCGTAGCCTGTCCGCCATAGAACTTCAGAAGGCGGGCTACGGCGAAGCAAGGTCGGTGCGTCATTAGGTCATTAGCTTGCCCCGTGAAATGCGCCGCAGAAGCATATTTCACTGGGGTCATTGATCATTAGTCATTTAGTCGTTAAGTCATTGGAGGAGTTACATAGTTTCTCTGATTGTTTCAAGAGTAGCTTTTGCATCAGGAGCGAACTTATGAAATTTATTTAATTCTTCACAAGGGTAGTCATCACAGTATGCACAATTTGAAATATTTCTTTCCATAGCACATTTTCTAATCGGACATTCATTACAGTATCCAAACAATCTTCCTGATTTTTTCAAGCATCCGTCACAGTTAATATCTT encodes:
- a CDS encoding DUF2905 domain-containing protein encodes the protein MTPQVGRILIIFGIILIVIGLLLTNTKIGKYLGKLPGDINIKKANFSFHFPIVTCILISIILTILINLFFRK
- a CDS encoding epoxyqueuosine reductase QueH: MTKKKVLFHICCAPCYVAPYLHLKDEFDVMGFWYNPNIHPYTENQKRLAEVKRFQEEEGCKILYKDEYNLEKWFRAVVFRENDRCRYCYYDRLLNTAIYAKRGKFDYFTTTLLYSKFQQHKLIREIGESLAKQYSVKFLYQDFREFWKEGIEISKQKKMYRQQYCGCIYSEKERYCGT
- a CDS encoding DUF3795 domain-containing protein → MEKMIAFCGIICTECPAYLAIQKDNDNERKKVAEMWSKQFKSEIKPEDINCDGCLKKSGRLFGYCNECPIRKCAMERNISNCAYCDDYPCEELNKFHKFAPDAKATLETIRETM